In one window of Mucilaginibacter auburnensis DNA:
- a CDS encoding sensor histidine kinase yields MKRPLVIFYAVIIYAAAEVLWWGYMLVKMQPERLGMILCEGMMFGLVLLAGAFYLHKSLNRERTLAEQKKNFLLSVTHELKSPLASIKLLLQTIQKRDLSKAQILDFIDKSLLDIERLDDMVENMLLAAKIENSSYTFPKANFNLSVLVDSIVNRLQITKCDGNQQIIDAEIEPKIEITGDKFALTSVVTNLIENAIKYSKPCETVVVKLFAKDGRIHFQVADHGIGIADPEKSRIFDRFYRVGSEDTRNTKGTGLGLYIVKQVLDRHEASIKVKDNRPVGSIFEVTFG; encoded by the coding sequence ATGAAGAGACCATTAGTGATATTTTACGCTGTTATAATTTACGCCGCGGCAGAGGTGCTGTGGTGGGGTTATATGCTGGTTAAGATGCAGCCCGAGCGTTTAGGGATGATTTTGTGCGAAGGAATGATGTTTGGTCTGGTGCTTTTAGCCGGAGCGTTTTACCTGCATAAATCGCTTAACAGGGAGCGTACATTGGCAGAGCAGAAAAAGAACTTCCTGCTTTCGGTAACACACGAGTTAAAATCGCCGTTGGCTTCAATTAAGTTGCTGCTGCAAACCATCCAAAAGCGCGACCTCAGTAAAGCCCAGATATTGGATTTTATAGATAAATCGCTACTGGATATTGAGCGTTTGGATGATATGGTGGAGAATATGCTGTTAGCTGCCAAAATTGAGAACAGCTCATATACCTTCCCTAAGGCCAATTTTAACTTATCTGTATTGGTAGATAGCATTGTTAACCGTTTACAGATAACCAAATGCGACGGCAATCAGCAAATTATTGACGCCGAAATAGAACCAAAGATTGAAATTACAGGCGATAAGTTTGCGCTAACATCAGTAGTTACTAACCTGATAGAGAATGCAATTAAATACTCTAAACCTTGCGAAACGGTTGTGGTAAAACTGTTTGCTAAGGATGGTAGAATACATTTCCAGGTGGCAGATCATGGCATTGGCATAGCCGATCCGGAAAAAAGCAGAATTTTTGACAGGTTTTATCGCGTGGGAAGTGAAGATACGCGCAATACAAAAGGTACGGGTTTAGGCTTGTATATAGTAAAACAGGTACTTGACCGGCATGAGGCCAGTATAAAGGTGAAGGATAATCGCCCTGTAGGAAGTATTTTTGAGGTTACATTCGGGTAG
- the hemL gene encoding glutamate-1-semialdehyde 2,1-aminomutase has translation MLDSIKKMFSGEEDAPVNTTGKPDISREKSAELYAKAKTFFPGGVNSPVRAFKSVHGTPLFIKKGDGCRLWDADDNEFIDYCCSWGPLILGHNHPKVKDKVIEVMQNGMSFGAPTALENELAELILKNNKYIQKLRFVSSGTEAVMSAIRLARGYTKRDKILKFEGCYHGHSDSLLVKAGSGLVTFGETSSAGVPKAFADETIVIGLNDVDALNKAFSDFKDQIAAVIIEPVPANNGLLLQTKEYLQTLRDVCTANGTLLIFDEVISGFRVGFEGAAGYYQIQPDIITYGKIIGGGLPVGMYGASAEIMSHVSPDGGVYQAGTLSGNPVAMAAGIAQLTELLRSGFYKDLNNKTQEFVDAIQRFATARSYKFKVFSIGSIFWFAFTDKAAITKAEEIDPASMEKFKVMHRELINRGIYLGPSGYEVGFISAAHNKIDLEKTKRAIFDSLDLVFKK, from the coding sequence ATGTTAGACAGTATAAAAAAGATGTTCTCGGGAGAGGAAGATGCGCCGGTTAATACCACAGGTAAACCGGATATCAGCAGGGAGAAATCGGCAGAGCTATATGCAAAGGCCAAAACCTTTTTTCCGGGTGGAGTTAACTCGCCGGTAAGGGCATTTAAATCTGTTCACGGAACGCCGTTGTTTATCAAAAAAGGTGACGGTTGCCGTTTATGGGATGCCGACGATAACGAGTTTATTGACTATTGCTGCTCATGGGGACCGCTTATTTTGGGTCATAACCATCCGAAGGTTAAAGACAAAGTGATTGAGGTAATGCAGAACGGCATGTCATTCGGCGCGCCTACTGCATTGGAAAATGAACTGGCCGAACTCATCCTTAAAAACAACAAATACATACAAAAACTGCGTTTTGTAAGCTCGGGTACAGAAGCGGTTATGTCGGCCATCAGGCTGGCGCGCGGTTATACTAAACGCGATAAGATATTAAAGTTTGAGGGCTGCTACCATGGCCACTCAGATTCATTACTGGTTAAAGCGGGCTCGGGGTTGGTTACCTTTGGCGAAACCTCATCAGCTGGTGTACCAAAAGCGTTTGCTGATGAAACTATTGTTATCGGCTTAAATGATGTTGATGCATTAAACAAAGCCTTTTCTGATTTTAAAGACCAGATTGCGGCTGTAATTATTGAACCTGTACCGGCTAACAACGGCCTGCTGCTGCAAACTAAAGAATACCTGCAAACTCTTAGGGATGTTTGTACTGCAAATGGTACCTTGTTAATATTTGATGAAGTGATATCGGGCTTCCGCGTAGGCTTTGAAGGTGCTGCTGGCTATTACCAGATACAACCGGATATTATTACCTATGGTAAAATTATAGGTGGCGGTTTGCCTGTAGGTATGTACGGAGCGTCGGCAGAGATCATGAGTCATGTATCGCCTGATGGTGGCGTATACCAGGCGGGCACGCTTTCGGGCAATCCGGTTGCCATGGCTGCGGGTATTGCTCAACTTACTGAGTTATTGCGCTCAGGCTTTTATAAAGACCTGAATAATAAAACACAGGAGTTTGTTGATGCCATACAGCGTTTTGCAACTGCGCGTAGCTATAAGTTCAAAGTATTTAGCATTGGTTCCATTTTCTGGTTCGCGTTTACTGATAAGGCTGCCATTACTAAAGCTGAGGAAATTGATCCGGCCAGCATGGAGAAATTCAAAGTAATGCACCGTGAATTAATTAACCGTGGCATATACCTGGGCCCGTCTGGATATGAGGTTGGTTTTATATCAGCAGCTCATAATAAGATTGATCTGGAAAAAACAAAAAGAGCTATATTTGATAGTTTAGATCTGGTATTTAAAAAATAA
- the hemB gene encoding porphobilinogen synthase yields the protein MLQRPRRNRKSEVIRQMVQETHISAANLIFPLFIVEGNNQKVEVASMPGMYRYSIDNLLREIESCLKLGLYSFDLFPNVGEELKDKYATESYRDETLYLRAIREVRKNFPEACIVTDVAMDPYSIDGHDGIVEDGVILNDETLEVLGKMALAHAQSGADIIAPSDMMDGRVGYIRNVLDDNGFKNVSIMSYTAKYASAFYGPFRDALNSAPKFGDKKTYQMNPANQQEALIESRLDETEGADFLMVKPALAYLDVIKLLKDNTQLPVAAYNVSGEYAMLKAAVRNGWLNEQRAVTEVLMGIRRAGATAILTYHAKEVLENKWL from the coding sequence ATGTTACAACGACCAAGAAGAAATAGAAAAAGTGAGGTGATACGCCAAATGGTGCAGGAAACGCACATTAGCGCGGCTAACCTTATATTTCCGCTGTTTATAGTGGAGGGTAATAACCAGAAGGTGGAGGTTGCCTCCATGCCGGGCATGTACCGTTATTCTATAGATAACCTGCTGCGCGAGATTGAAAGCTGCCTTAAGCTGGGTTTGTATTCTTTTGATCTGTTCCCAAATGTTGGTGAAGAATTAAAAGATAAATATGCTACCGAAAGCTACCGCGACGAAACCTTATACCTACGTGCCATACGTGAGGTAAGAAAAAACTTCCCGGAGGCCTGCATAGTTACCGATGTAGCAATGGACCCATACAGTATTGACGGGCACGACGGTATTGTTGAGGACGGTGTAATATTGAACGATGAAACGCTGGAAGTTTTAGGCAAAATGGCTTTGGCTCATGCGCAAAGTGGCGCTGATATAATAGCGCCAAGCGATATGATGGATGGCCGTGTGGGGTATATCCGTAATGTGCTGGATGATAATGGCTTCAAAAATGTTTCCATCATGTCATACACTGCCAAATACGCCAGCGCGTTTTATGGTCCGTTTAGAGATGCTTTGAATTCGGCGCCAAAGTTTGGCGATAAGAAAACCTATCAAATGAATCCAGCTAATCAGCAGGAAGCCTTGATCGAATCGAGACTAGATGAGACTGAAGGTGCGGATTTCCTGATGGTAAAACCGGCATTGGCTTATCTGGATGTAATTAAATTATTGAAAGACAATACGCAATTGCCGGTTGCAGCGTATAATGTAAGCGGCGAATACGCTATGCTTAAAGCCGCCGTACGCAATGGCTGGTTAAACGAGCAACGCGCCGTAACCGAAGTTCTGATGGGCATACGCAGAGCAGGAGCCACTGCTATATTGACCTATCACGCTAAAGAAGTGTTGGAGAATAAATGGTTATAG
- the hemC gene encoding hydroxymethylbilane synthase, with protein sequence MERTLIIGTRGSELALWQANFVKDSLANINVKAELKIIKTQGDRILNLSFDKLEGKGFFTKELEEELLAGTIDLAVHSHKDLPTENPPGLTIAAVSEREDPSELLLILKDCVDVKQKLSVKFGGIVGTSSNRRKAQLLAYRPDLEIEELRGNVPTRIQKLRDESYDAIMLAKAGVHRLGIDLSEFHVEELTPNELIPAPAQGALAIQIRENDTELYQTLQALHHPDVAEELAVERTVLKMFGGGCHLPLGVYCRKEDGQFQVFASKADEADEFPDRLFIEAATTNGLAQKVISYFAKDRKMPSTVFISREVSEQSYFRRALAKHNIVIEGRSLIRTVPIITKIDSYIFKHVDWLFFSSKNAIEYFFQLEPQLPKDVKFGVVGAGSEEMLRRKGYFTNYAGVGNDTTDIAEEFAKLVKAGDTVMFPGAKESLRTIQKGLSADVKVIDLPIYETVLEDEVEPTGAEVLVFTSPSNVDAYFVDNLLDPYQKVIAIGKSTGQKFDEMGVKYKLPFSPDEVGLAEAVFGMPPGPLKGE encoded by the coding sequence TTGGAAAGAACATTAATTATAGGAACACGCGGCAGCGAACTTGCGCTGTGGCAGGCAAACTTTGTGAAAGATAGCTTGGCAAACATCAACGTTAAAGCTGAACTTAAAATTATTAAAACGCAGGGCGACCGGATCCTAAATTTGAGTTTTGATAAACTGGAAGGTAAGGGCTTCTTCACCAAAGAATTAGAAGAAGAGTTATTGGCAGGTACTATTGACCTTGCCGTACACTCACATAAGGATCTTCCAACCGAAAATCCACCGGGGTTGACTATTGCTGCAGTTTCTGAGCGTGAAGACCCTTCTGAGTTGTTGCTTATTTTAAAAGATTGTGTTGACGTTAAGCAAAAGCTTTCTGTAAAGTTTGGTGGCATAGTAGGTACCTCGTCTAACAGGCGTAAGGCGCAGTTGCTGGCTTATCGTCCTGATCTGGAGATTGAAGAATTGCGTGGTAACGTGCCTACCCGCATCCAAAAACTCCGAGACGAAAGCTATGATGCCATTATGCTGGCCAAAGCAGGGGTGCACCGCTTAGGAATTGACCTGAGCGAGTTCCATGTTGAAGAGTTAACACCTAACGAATTGATACCGGCTCCTGCACAAGGTGCCTTGGCAATACAAATACGCGAGAACGACACCGAACTTTACCAAACGCTGCAGGCGCTGCACCATCCTGATGTTGCCGAAGAGCTGGCTGTTGAGCGCACCGTATTAAAAATGTTTGGAGGTGGTTGTCATTTGCCTTTAGGCGTTTATTGCCGCAAGGAAGACGGACAATTCCAGGTGTTTGCATCAAAAGCTGATGAGGCGGATGAATTTCCGGACAGATTGTTCATAGAAGCTGCCACTACCAATGGTTTGGCTCAAAAGGTAATCAGCTATTTTGCAAAAGACAGGAAAATGCCTTCAACCGTGTTTATCTCCCGCGAGGTTTCTGAACAAAGCTACTTCCGCAGGGCATTGGCTAAACATAATATAGTTATTGAGGGGCGTTCGCTTATACGCACGGTGCCTATCATCACCAAAATAGATTCATACATATTTAAGCATGTAGACTGGCTGTTTTTTAGCAGTAAGAATGCAATTGAGTATTTTTTTCAGTTGGAGCCGCAATTACCTAAGGATGTTAAATTTGGTGTAGTAGGAGCCGGATCTGAAGAGATGTTGCGTAGAAAAGGTTATTTTACCAATTATGCAGGTGTAGGCAATGATACTACTGATATAGCAGAAGAATTTGCCAAGTTGGTGAAAGCAGGCGATACGGTGATGTTCCCGGGCGCTAAAGAATCTTTAAGAACAATACAAAAAGGTCTTTCTGCCGATGTGAAGGTGATTGATCTCCCAATTTATGAAACTGTATTGGAAGACGAAGTAGAGCCAACAGGAGCTGAAGTGTTAGTATTTACCAGTCCGTCAAACGTTGACGCTTATTTTGTTGACAACCTGCTTGATCCTTATCAAAAAGTAATAGCCATAGGCAAATCAACCGGACAAAAATTTGATGAGATGGGCGTGAAATATAAACTCCCTTTCTCGCCGGACGAAGTTGGTTTAGCTGAGGCAGTGTTTGGAATGCCCCCCGGCCCCCTAAAGGGGGAGTAG